Part of the Henckelia pumila isolate YLH828 chromosome 2, ASM3356847v2, whole genome shotgun sequence genome is shown below.
CATGGAACAGATTATTTCGGtttaaccgaattaaccgaaaaTTCTTCTTGGTTTCACTAGGTCCCCTATTTTGGGGATCTATTTAAGTTCGGTTCAGTTGGCTTGGCTCTTAGAAGTATGATCCGGTCAACAACTGAATGAAGTCGATACCAAATCCTTCTACCCAATAGAAATCGAGCAAAGAGTTGTGATCCGATGGCTCTTACCTCTTTACGTAATAGTAACAGAAATCTGCCAGGATAAAAGTCTGAACAATTTCTGCTAACAGGACCATAGGAACCCAAGCATAAGCAACGCTGACCAGGAACAAATACTTTCCAGCAGACTCATACACCTGATATCAGACGATGATCAAGAAAACAACGGCCCCAACAAATTGAAATTTATCAATGAGTTTATTATTAACTTATCCCGTGTCATAAAACTGCTTCGATAAATGTTTCAACGAGTATTTGTCAAAAACCGAACTGAAACACCAATACAAAGTACCTGAATGATCCAATGAGCACATCCGAAAAATCTTGAAACCCCAAGCGCAAAAACGTAATGGGCTGTAAATGGTTCGATCATCTGAATTGAAGTTGTGTAAAGCAAGACAACATTATTATCTATCACTCGGTATGTTatgttaataaataataatgagGACTAGAAATAGAATAAACTACCTTGGTGTTCTGAATCATCAGAAGTTGCGGCAAAACTGATACGGATTCCAAATACACAGCAAATGCCCAAAGAATTCGAGCAATACGTGCATGTTGGGTGTAAGGATGGATGAGGATGGCAAGAATTGCAGCCGGCACCACCTATAAAAGAGAGGTAGAAAGTACAAGTATTTTAACGAAATCCAATTTACAGTTGCGCTCTTTTAACTTGTCCAATGCAGGACCACGAACAAATTTAAATTCTTTCTCAGCACCATTTTTCAAATCAAGACAACTATGAGCATGCATGAAAAAAAATGGCTAAAGAATAGAGCTAAAAAAACTTCATTTACCACATAATATAAGGGAATGCTGTCCAGCTTGGAAACGTATGTTGATTTTAACTTGAATCTTATCATGTAGATAACCCACAAAGTTGATAAGAGCGTCGACAAATCGAGAAGAGTGTGAATGTCACCCTCCATCATATAGCTACAGCATAATCTGGCCGTCAAGAATATAGCCGTGAGCTCTTGAGACTTCAGAGAAATACCTAATACGTGCGAAAGAAGCAATATATTATGATAATGATTTCAAAAAGAACTAGTCCATACATGTAACAGTGGGTGTAATTTTCTGTACAAGTTGCATTGGTACTTATCACTCGATAATTCATGCCAAAAAATCCAATTAATCTTTCATGTATGACAAAAAGGTTAGCATCTTCAGGTCGACGGGAATCGTTCGAGGAGTTGAGTTAAATCTAAAGTAAACCAATGCCAGTCTCGAGTTTCCAAACTCTTAGGTTTAATGGAAGtgcacaatcaaatcaaatcacaaGCTTTTGAGTAAACTCAAGTTTACTAAAAAGAGAATGATAAGAAATAAAAGTAGAAAACTAAACCGCGATCCACACAACTTAAGAAATACGGTAAAATTTTTGGAATTACGAATAGGATACTCCCCTCGAACACCATTGTACTGTAATGGCGACATaaaattgaaaaattaaaaagaccTTATACTTCATAGAAATCAATGTTAGCAttgctattttaaaaaaatatatattatcatcAACACAGATGAAAATTATCACAAACTAAATCCAATTAAAGCACATTGCTTCTTGCACATCCCCTCAGCTGGCTAAACCTTTGATGTGATATCATGGAACTTCTAAAAACTTGATTACAAGGGAATATGCTATTTGGGTATAACATAAATACCATTCAAATTTATGAACGAGGAAACTACAAGATCGtatgtcaatcttcaattgagcTTTTACTCCAAAGAATTGAAGACGAGGAGGAAGATTGAGTGTGAAGCAAGAAGAGAAACAGAACAGAGGAAAGAAGGAAACTTGAAGGGAAGTGAAACTCAATTCATATTTATCTTCGGTTATCACCAGTCCAAAAGTAAAAACACAATGGCAATGTATATTAATGGCTCACTAACTCGTAATCGCACACTGATTATCATGGGTAAATGGAAAACtactattaattattatataccggtttatttattttattgcgaTTGTATCAAAAGATTACATGAAATACAGCACGAATATTGAACTTAAGGAATAGCATGTGATATTATTCAACCCAACATGTCCTTCTCTTGAGGCAACATAAAGATTTAGCCTTCTTTCTCGGTTTACAAGTCTTTCAAATATCACAAGACAACAAAACTCAGCTGATTAAGGATGATGAAGTAGTGAAATTCCGAGGGTTTTAGCATATCCAAAACAATAAATGCACTTTAAGGCACAGCCCAAAGGCAACATATAGGCCATGACAAGGattgaaaattttgttatttttggtttctaaaataacaaaaaagtaGCTTTCTCAACAATTGATCATCAAAATGCTTATATCGAAATATCTCTCATGATTCGGTAATATATGTGGCTTTAACACGATCTTTGTCACGAATATATAACATAAAAACTCAGTTAAGTAAGAATTGCACAGAAAAATTATGTTTACCTGTAATCTTATGACAACTAACTACACTGAGTAATTATATTGGAATTTCATGGAACACGAATTTACAAGAAACGGGTTAATTTGGATCATTTCAGTCAATTCCTTATATGTTTTTAGACATCACAAATACTTGTTAATAGAATTTCCTTATTCCAAGTTCCAACTAGTTTCTTGTCAAAAAAAACAAATCCCTATATAAAATCAACGTTCggtattattatatattaccGAAAATTGCATTTCTGGTCAGCTGGTACAAGAAATATGGACAATATTAATTTATTGTTGGTAGATGGCGCATTATTTCTCGAAAAATTGTCAGgggtttttctaaaaaatatattacgtGTCAATGGCATAAAATCAGTTCAacgttaaataattaaaaaataatttcaaatttttaaccgGACAGGGATAAACCAAAACTTGAAGCTTGGACCGGTTAAATGAGACCAGAATCAAACCATGTACGTTCTAATGCCCAGAAGATggaaaaaatcattaaaaataccAAATGATAAAATGGAACAAAAATCCCCGACAAATGTGTCCTTGAACCCAAAACAATCCCACGAAAAAGGACTGAAACGAAATGAATGGGTAAAAGGTAAATGTTTACCGGTGCAAGTCTTCTGAGTGGTGAGCTTATAAATCAAGACCAAAATCCCAGTAAAATGGACGGATTCGGAGGCGATGAAGAAATGGTTATGCTCCCTGAGCAGGAATTTCACAGCCACCAGCGCGCACAGCACGCACGCCACCCCAAGAAATGTCTTGACTTTGGTCGATTGCCGCCGCACCCATGCAAAAAGCCTGTTCAACGGCGCCGCGGCGCTGCTCTTCTTCCCCATATTCCACGATGGAAATTGATTTTCTGCGGAGAATTAATGGAGGGAGCTACGTGTATATGAAGCCTGGGAAAAAGGGAATTCACAGTTGACACGAAGTATAGGGGGCATGCAACGGTTGAGTGGTCGGGTTACGGTAGCTagcaataaataattaaattcaacggGGTTTTCATTTATTGGGAACGAACGACCCTTGATTTGGACACCCAAAAATCAAGATTACGAAACttttaaatatttcaatttCATTACTCGTATTGTTTACGGAGCTTTCTAGTTTCTCCAATTGATTCGGATTCCTGACATTTATTTcttagattagattagattagtATTGTATAAATGGGATTATCAATATTCTGACCATCCAAAATTTGTGATACTGTACTATTTGCATTTCGAGATTTAGCGATTATGAatttaaggtagtgtttgaagAGTTTTTAGAAAACACTTTTCtattttctttcacaaaattttgacataaagTGGATTTGAAGTTCATCGGAATTATTATACATCAAAATTTTAGTTTGAAATTTACTTAAAATATGTCAAAGTTAAAACGagctttaaaataaaattcatataaTCTCAAATTCATCAATTACAACACAACTTGATTagatttcaaattatttgatttGTTTAACGGAAAACaatctaataaatttaaaatccaCCTTATACTAAATTGAACGATTTCGATAATAAACTCTTTTCCAAATTTGTAATCTCCACAAGATGTgatgtaattttaaaaaaattgtgaaattaTGGACTTGGATACAATGCTAATAATATTCTTCGAAATAATAAAAGGTGATACTACATGTACACGGAGgattacacgttgggttacacgttgcacttgaaattacataaatattcttaatgtattttggaaatattttttttcaaatcaagtggtgggataattttgtaatttcatgtgTAGTGTGTAATCCAATGTGTAACTCAATGTATAACTCAATGTGTAACATTTCTATGACGGATATAGTACTCTCACGGTAATGTTAAATGGAACAtattgatgttttatttgttcataTCTTTATAAGCCACACCAAAAAGTGACTAGAACTAGCAATTCATATCCTCCTGCACAAGTTTTCCTTTAACTTCGTAACTTAATTAGAGTTATTCAATATTATTTGGCAGGTCTACATTTGAAAATGATGATATCGCAATTGGCCAAACCTATAACCTAGGTGCTcagaatttttttgaaaattttattactCCAATAATTGAAAGTTGCTCCAACCAATTAGCTATGGATTAGGTCAAAACtaatgtttttaatttatttttggtgatgcatgaaaaataaataaatttaaacacTCATTGTTTGAATCAATTGCGAACATTTTTCTTGATAAATCttcttatataataatatcGTTGACATCATTAATTGCTTTATTTTCATTATCATTTATCGATCATTTATTATTGgataatgctacatgtacacggaaggttacacgttgggttaaACGGTACACTTAAAATTACGTTTTATCTTACTTTGGGTCGTGTTCTGAGAAACAAGTTTGTTATGATATGGTTATCCATATATTTTAGgtttattatgtattttgatGATCGATCAACGcacgattttttttaattcaaagaaaaatttATGATTAGCCCATAGCTAGCTAGATGTAAAATCCTGGTTAGGCACCTTGTTTTACAGTGCACGGGAAGTCACCAGTTCCTATATATAGATAGTGTTTTGTAGAGCTTTtaagaagcacttctcagctttttttaataaaattttcaaaacatgattcatgatTAAAATCCCGTGATTCatgaatttaaattaattttattatatgatttCGTTAAACTCAGCTTATTATCCggaaaaacatgattaaaaccccgtgatttttttttaagttttgcaTAATGAACAGAATTTTGTGATTTTAATTCTAACTCCATTTCCTAGTCACAcattatatatcatatttaatgataaaattttattgcaGCAAAGTACATGGTGCATTGCAAAACCCAATGCTAGCTACGCTCCTTTGCTATCATTTCAGCGGTTCGCGTGTACGATAGTAAATTGCAACGCGATTAAACCGACCGGCATGTGCTATATGCCCAACAACGTGCATGACCATGCAAATTATGTTCTCAATTCCTACTTTTTTCAAACAGGCGAATGTTGGCCAGAAATTGGTATAGTAGCCGTGACAGATCCATGTATATTTTCGTTATTGTATTCATTATTTATGTATGGAAGTAATAgtagattttaaaataattctaaTATTACACACATTATATTTCACAATTTATAATATTCTCATGTAactaaatttgaaaaaaaatttgaactcTTCATATTCTTGATAGTTTATAATTTGTTCATGTAAGAAACTTTGAATAATTCCTAAACTTAAATAACTTTATATTCACATTCTCGATAGTTTAAATTAAATTCTTTTAAGTATTAAAGataatctaattttttttatgttgatGTTTCGCAGCTCATGGTACATGTCATTTAATACCGTCCAAGGTGAAATGAATTGTGCACCGGATGAGATGACAGGAGTGCGTCTGAATGAGATGAATGGTCAAATTACCAAATAAATTACTATGTTTGTATGTCATTTCAAAGTCATAAACGAAATATTACTTTGATTTCAAAATCATACACACCAATTCTCCTTTACTTCTGGCTTCATACCAAGGTTAGTTCGTGTTGAAGTACCGTTTTTGTCGTGTTCAAGacgcagcgaaagttttaaaaattttatttttgacatTCAAAAATTATTGAACACTCATATAATTTAATCAAAATACTTGTCGTCAATTATTCTGGAATTAGCAGAGAAAACTCTTGTTGTAACTCCCTATAAACAATCAACTTGAATACACTATTTCTTCCATCTTCGAACTGGCACTACAGAGAAAAGAAGTTTTTCGTTCAGATATTAAAAGCATTAATAATAATGATTACACATTACCTATGTATCATTTGATGAAGAATTTGCCCAGAAACACTAACAAGTACCAAACTCGTTTCCCCTGAATCCATATAAACACAAATGATAACACCTAGTTTTTGCAGAACAAACCATGTAGTCGCGGAGCAACGACCACTTCTAATGGAGTTGCCTTAGGCATGGTGATACCCTGGCCTTCAGTCATGTCCACGGGGACGTTTTCTGGTGTCGCGAAATCGAATCCCTGCAGCAGACGAGCAAGGGTCAAGTGCGTCACTTGCATCGCAAAGGTAATCCCCGGGCACGATCTCCTGCCCGAACCGAATGGGACGAACTCAAAATGTTGGCCCGCGTAATCCACTTCAGCATGGCTTGTCAAGAACCTCTCGGGTTTAAATTCATCAGGTTCATCCCAGATTCTTGGATCCCTGTGTAACTTCCACAGGTTCACTAACAAACGTGTGCCTTTTGGAATCAAGTAGCCATTTACGACGCAGTCCTCCATGGCTTCGTGCGGTACCGACATCGGCCCCGGTGGATACAACCGCAACGTCTCTTTTACGATAGCTTGGAGGTACACTAAATTTGTGATGTCTGATTCATCTACCCATCTTTCTTTACCAACTTTTTGGTCTATTTCCTCTTGGGCTCGTCGCATGATTGCCGTATTGTTTAGTAGTATGGATAAGAGCCATGTCAAGTGAATggaggtggtatcagagcctgctAAGATGAGATTCTGCAACATGGTTTTAGGTAATCAAACTGTTGATTTTTCAAGAACTATGTTAAATATGAATGCCACATTTCTAGTATGGAAGgagagtatatatatatatataccattaCTGTCGCCTTGATTATGGTCTCACGAGTATGCCCATAACTTGTATATCTATCATCAATTTTCGCGAGCATCACATGGATGAAATCTTGTTCAAGGTTTCCCGGAGTCCCTTCCATGTGCTCCTGGATCCAGCTTTCGATTATATTACCGACTTCCTTAGAAACTCTCTTCATGGACTTGATGTGTCCTTGAAAATCAACCCACTCCAAAGGTCGAACCGGGATAGCTTCGGAGACTACAAACTGCCCGGATATGCACATGAACTCCTTGATGACTTTCCTAAAAGATCTAGCTTTCCGAGATTCTGCGCTGTCTTTGCTGCTCTCTGCGTACCTTTTCCCTGCGATCATCATCACGATTATGTTCAGAGTTAGCTGCTCGATCCAATCACTCATGATCACCATTTTGCCTGGATTTTCTTGAACTGACTCGTATAGTTCATTGATGCTGGTGTGTAGTTCAGACACTTGGACATGTTTCAGTGCCTCGAGCCTCCGATGAGACAGCACTTCTATCACCACGAGCTTCCGGATTTCGCGCCAATATGGGCCCGCGTCGATGAAGCCAAAGGCTGCATTATTGTAGCCAAGATACTTACCTGTATATATAGGCGAGGGAGAAGGCATCAAAACCAATAACCAAGATGTGTACTTAAtataaaatcaagaaaaatggTTTCATATTTGGGAAATATATGTACCTGCATTAGAATTTGGGCGGTTTGCCAACACTTTATCATTGTTGGTGAAGCAATCTTTAACAGCTTCCCAGTTGCTTATGACAAGTGCAGGGTACATTCCGAGTCGGATCGTGAAAATGGGACCATATTTCTCTGCCAAAGCTGCTAGGACTTTGTATACTGGGATTTGGCCGCCTAATAGATGGAGGTGGCCTATTACGGGCCAAGCACCGGCGGCTTGTGGGGGCAAGTTGCCTCTTTTGCTAGCTTTCCGTAGATTGTAAAGCAGAAGCAGGGCTAAAAGCCCCGCTGAAACAATTAGCAGAGTAGAAAGAAAGTTCATTTTGCAGATTAACATCAGCAATGTTTCCACATGGACAAGAGTggatacattttatttttattaaaggTGATTAGGTGAAAAACGACTTGCAGAAAAGGTTATAAAACTCAGTCAATACATgtccaaattaaaaaaaaacacttctTCATTCATGGTATCGGCTCCTATATTCATTGATATTTCCCAAAAATATGGCAAAGACCATATATATTGTTTGAAAATTCACGAAGACTATGAGAGTTCTACTTTCGATGTGTTTTTTATAAGATGTTCTATATCTACCACCTGTACAATACAACCATGTCTTTAATTTGCAAGATTTGTGGACTTTTCAATTTCTCGAAATGAATTAATATACCACAAGCTTAACATTAGTGACGGTTGAACTTGTCCATAAATGATTGGTATCTCACAATCAAGTCGATATCGATATAAAAAAACCGTGTGAATGGATAAGGAAGACCTGTGCATAGCAGGTAGTATAGAAGCTTCTTGGAAAAAGTATattacacaaaaataaataaatattgtcaAGATTCTAATAATGATATAAAACATGACCTCACTGCATGCGTAAAGGAAAGAAATAGCTATGAATTGTAATTATTCTAGATTGAGTGGAGTATATCCAATTGTCCGATGGTTCTACAATCATTATTTGTTGATTCGAGTTAACTTTAACCAAATTCAATATTCGAACGTTAGCTCcgtcatttttatttatttatgagtaaaaattattttggtacatgaactattgataaaatgtcaaattcgtacatgaactattgaaaatggtttaattggtatataatcaaactcaaaagtcaGTTTTGCCCTTTacttaaatttcttttaaattgaatattattattaaattgattaattgaACTACATacgtatttttttcttttaaattattatattaattacaaTTGTAATATAAATTCAGATTTATTAATTACTATACTATAAAAAGATTATTATATATCATTATACGAAAAAATATTCAAcgtaaaatttatagattataaatgaaagacacacacatatatataatttttaatttgattaatataaaaaataatattataacatagataaacaaaaatatatatatcttttattatatatttttaatatatattatttttgaatatataatttatcaattgttatatatatgtttgtacgTACAtgtttgtattaattaatatttacaatGTTTCGTATAATGAGTACGatcttttttttataatataaaatttaaataaatataaatttatgtttgtaattgtattaataaaataattttaaataaattgtgtatctattttaatttaacaaaaatattagactttaaaataatataagtgaagggtaaaattgactttataagttgattatgtaccaattaaaccattttcaatagttcatgtacgaatttgacattttaccaatagttcgtgtatcaaaataaattttactcatttatttattcatttattattcatttttttatttgtaaatttaAACTCAAATTGATTAATTTTTGTGTAATTTGAGCTCAAGGGTTGACTttccctcccccccccccccgttTGTCAAGATATAactagtatttatttatatgtataaaaacaattattataatttatggCCAAAAAACGTAAATATATGATCTGAAAACATAATATATGTGTTGTAATTTAAAGGGTGTTTgactaaatttattaaaaagagtttaaaaaattcaagagcttaaaaattattttacgaGTTTATAAGTTGTtataacttattttaaaaataatttattacattgtttggataaacttattttaaacaacttaaagatgttgatatgtttgatattataagatctttttattgtcaaaattagaTAAAATgtataattctatgaaaataatttttcgaattatacatatacgaaaatagttttagaataaacatatattaaaaaataaaattgtttcaatattttaatttagaaaaaattatgtgatttataatttttttaaaaaaaataatatttaatatttaattgatgGTGGATATGAtagagatttatgaaaatatttaagaatattttagagagataaaatattaaaataagatctttttgaaaaaaatacccccttacttttttaaaaaacaacttataagttgtttttaaagcttataagttgtttttaaaagCTTAAAACAGTTAATCTCTGCCAAACACCATTAACTCTAACCAAAGTCAAACATCGACCGACTCTATCATGAGTGGTTGGTTAGTTTTGTTAGAGTTGTCGAAACAAGTTAGATCTGTTAGATTGGTCTACTTCGTTATATGAAATAATAGGTAATTGGGTTGATAATTTTTCGACTCGCCAAATAATATGTAGCAAGCTAGCCAACCCAATCGATCCGACACAAAGATTCACTTGGATAACTAATTAGGTATTTCatggaaattatatatataaaatttatataaaatttacttaTGATACAGTCATTTATATTCTTTTGAATATGTTGTATCATCCAAGTTTACTATTAAGATAGTGTTTGTAAGAGCTTTTAGAAAGCAATTATCAgcttttgtgaaattttgttaagaaaaagttgaaaaatacCCCTTACAAGCTCTTTCAAATACTATCTAAATATCATACTTTTTTTTCAAGAAATAGTAGAAATTCCTTTTAGCTTTTCGGTTAACCTAATTTAATGACTATTCAATATCTGATTTtactaaatatatatacaataaaatAGTGTAAATAGAAAAAGGTTGTTGCGATAGATATATCATTGGTGGAAATGAACGTGAGGTGATTATTTTTGTTATAGCTCGTTGTTTACATGATATTTTTTCAACTCATATAGTCGAATCATTAATTATGAAGAAATTGAAGGGAAATTCCAAAATGGTTCGAGCAATTGCATTAGTGAAGGAGATGTTATGACTGTGATGAttataaaattctaaaatttaacaaaaatgGTGACGGATTTGTTATAGAagtcaaaaaaaatttctgctaaatataaattcatcataatttttaaaacttattATGATGATGTATTTTTGTTGATGATGGTAGGAATGACCATGGTTATAACTtagaaataaaaagaaaataatgaaatattttttttaaaaaaaacattagtaaaaagaagagaaaataagAAAGAAAACAACAAAAAGAATGGGTGTAAAATAAACAAGAAAAAGTAATAAACAAATGAAATGAGACACATGTCAACAAATAAAGAAGGGGTATATCTGAAAAGTACGACTTTTTcaacaattaattaataataatatatgaattataaaaaataaatagtgcAAGAACATTGATTAAAGAGAAACCAATGAGAAAAATCTAAATTTTGGTCGGCCACAGCCAAACCAACACGTATGACCTTCTGGAGCCAGAATAGCTATATAAATAGTACAAAATGTACAAAAGACGAAAACAGAGCACAGAAACACTTTCCAAAGTGTCCAGAAACAAAACGATCGATGATCTCCGCGGTTTCATCATCACAGTTTCGTTTATTCCCAACCGGGCCGCACCGGCACAGGGCCCGACCTTCAACCCGAGTCATGGCAGTAGTCTACGCTCCGGCGAGAGAGACGCTGTACCAAGTGCTGGGGATTGCAGAGAACGGAACGGTGTCGGAAATGAAGAAAGCGTACAGAGAGATGGCGAGAAAGTACCATCCCGACGTTTCGGCGCCGGAGATGAGGGAAGAACACACAAGGAGGTTTATAATGGCGCGCAAAGCCTATCAAACACTTTCGGATCCGCAGAGTAGAGATTTGTACGATCGAAATTTGGCCACAGGAAAACAGGGGACGGAGGAGGAAAGAGGGTACTGGTGGAGAATAAGGTGGCAGGCACAGCTTGATGAGCTTcagaaaagaaaacaaacagTGCCCACAACAATGTCTCGTTACTAGATTTCGAATTACTCCATTAATCTCCCTTAATTACTGTAACTAATTTCTTCATTATTTATCTTCGGATTGCGTCGATTGTAGCttgtattaatttttatttattttttggtgACGAAATCCCTATTTTTCGGTGTGTTTGGACAAGCTAAATTGAGTTCATTTCATTATAAATACACTATCCCATTATAGATCTAAGGTCCTCGTTTAACAATACATGAGGGATGTACTTAAAAAATGATGGACTCCACGTTTATTGATGAATGATGACCGTTACTTAAAAAATGATGGACCACACGTTAACAATACATGAATGATGGACCCCACATTTATTGAAAATATGGGAGTTTGGATttagtgttttgaatttttcgaAATTGTAATTCGATGATAAATGTTTTCAAGAATAATGTGATATGAGTAATTTATAACTATATATGCTCTATATTTAAAAAGCATGACTTACGGAATTGACTCAATAACTTAtattttccttttttaaaaaaaatattctgatttaaatatattacaattttattataaatttttaaactttaattttttaatctaAATTTGGAATATATCCTAGTTGTTgttatttgattgaaaataaatCCGGCATTTAATTAGATTTAAGTTACGaattattttgattgatttgataaatctttgattgATATCCTTTATTAAGAAAGGAAATATTgcttatttttttattggtcaCAGTTTCTTATAATTTGTACATTTAATTTTTCCAATTTTAggtttttttaaatcttttgtGGAATGTGTCTTATTTGTCCGGAAAAATATAAAGTAAAATATGTATTtgtgttaaatatataataattaaaataagaaataagtttgatttattttttaaaaaaattgataggTAGTTTTATATTTAGAAAACTAAGACAAAGATTATAGTATTGATTCACAGAATTGTTTGTTTTTCaacattattattttgtttacaaCCATAATTAGTAGATATTATCTCTAAGTTACCGTATTATAAATCTTTACCATTTGTTCATAATATTCATTGTTCAGTGTCGAGtgtttaaattgtttttatgtatCATTAAGATATTTAAAGTCATAAAATTTATCCGTATGTTTACGGATAGGATTAAATCCCTAACTTGTAtaatttttctattttattttctaagttgaTTGGCcggtaaaaaaattattacaatatTTGTATAAATTTTAACTTGCATTTTTTAACTAATATGGAAT
Proteins encoded:
- the LOC140878470 gene encoding chaperone protein dnaJ 20, chloroplastic-like, with protein sequence MAVVYAPARETLYQVLGIAENGTVSEMKKAYREMARKYHPDVSAPEMREEHTRRFIMARKAYQTLSDPQSRDLYDRNLATGKQGTEEERGYWWRIRWQAQLDELQKRKQTVPTTMSRY
- the LOC140882961 gene encoding uncharacterized protein → MGKKSSAAAPLNRLFAWVRRQSTKVKTFLGVACVLCALVAVKFLLREHNHFFIASESVHFTGILVLIYKLTTQKTCTGISLKSQELTAIFLTARLCCSYMMEGDIHTLLDLSTLLSTLWVIYMIRFKLKSTYVSKLDSIPLYYVVVPAAILAILIHPYTQHARIARILWAFAVYLESVSVLPQLLMIQNTKMIEPFTAHYVFALGVSRFFGCAHWIIQVYESAGKYLFLVSVAYAWVPMVLLAEIVQTFILADFCYYYVKSVVDGRLLVSLPSPV
- the LOC140881541 gene encoding nicotine N-demethylase CYP82E3; the encoded protein is MLICKMNFLSTLLIVSAGLLALLLLYNLRKASKRGNLPPQAAGAWPVIGHLHLLGGQIPVYKVLAALAEKYGPIFTIRLGMYPALVISNWEAVKDCFTNNDKVLANRPNSNAGKYLGYNNAAFGFIDAGPYWREIRKLVVIEVLSHRRLEALKHVQVSELHTSINELYESVQENPGKMVIMSDWIEQLTLNIIVMMIAGKRYAESSKDSAESRKARSFRKVIKEFMCISGQFVVSEAIPVRPLEWVDFQGHIKSMKRVSKEVGNIIESWIQEHMEGTPGNLEQDFIHVMLAKIDDRYTSYGHTRETIIKATVMNLILAGSDTTSIHLTWLLSILLNNTAIMRRAQEEIDQKVGKERWVDESDITNLVYLQAIVKETLRLYPPGPMSVPHEAMEDCVVNGYLIPKGTRLLVNLWKLHRDPRIWDEPDEFKPERFLTSHAEVDYAGQHFEFVPFGSGRRSCPGITFAMQVTHLTLARLLQGFDFATPENVPVDMTEGQGITMPKATPLEVVVAPRLHGLFCKN